The sequence below is a genomic window from Sparus aurata chromosome 6, fSpaAur1.1, whole genome shotgun sequence.
aaactttgctagtagcatcaccagggtctctactcatgaacaagagcattgagaacattgtttgcgtacgcagagtttatgaaaaagaaggtttttgaactactcacattagctgctgcatctcctgcgcgtcgccgtcatggcagacaaaaagtgtcgatccctgagtgcgacctgacaggcacgcttgaggagcggttcaccattactctcctgcctggcACGGTTTtgaagtgcctctttcgttgtaattgtgcttttacacaaaggtttgactcatatattcaatcccaaataaagcctcagttgctttttggcgagagtttcgctttaacgtTACACAAAGAAATGTCTGTTGTTTTCCCTCTGTAGTATTTATCCATGCTAAATGATATGCCCTGCTTGCTACTGAGCCTTTTTACTTTGGTTATGATTTCTGGTATGTGTCTTACACAGTAGGATTACCATGCTGGTCCTACATTTATCTTCAGCATccacagatttgtttttaaattggttCACAGAGCCAAACTGAGTGAATACACGCgacacattacattacactcaTCTGTGGCTTCTATTGGAGCCTCATCTCCAGCTAGCTTGTTTGTTTGGCCACCGCAATGTGTCAGTCTCAACTTTAATCAAGATCCTGACACCACAAGTAACTATGACTTCTCATAATTTGGACTTTTTATCTTATAATTTCTACCTTGTGTCTCATGATTTCAGCCTTTTCTCTCATTATTATGATTTACCatgggaatattttttttatcaagcttaGTTTTCACCTTATCCTTTTCTGTAACTGGCAGAAAGGGGCTTCCATATGTATCACTGTTAACCTGATGTAAAGCCTGGCACAGACACTTTTTCAGTAGGTGATAACAGAGTGAATGCAGCAGTTGGGCTGATTGAGATTCAGTTCatacaaagctgctgctgtgcactGTAACTTTTGCCGTAATGTTTATCCCACTGTGAATATTTTTGCCACTGAAAATGTCTGAGCAGAAATTCCTGATTGACTTTGTGCACAAAGCCTGGAAATGTCACgtcttaaataaataaaggctaATAGTTTGTTGGCCCAAATCTTTAACACAGTTGCTGCTCTTCGTGACTTGTTTCTAATGTGTAGGTCAGTGAAATGCAGCAGAGTAATAATTATACACATTACTAACATTAGTTCCTTTTTTGGAGAAATGGCTGATGCTGAACTTCCAAGTTTCAACTAGTTCTACACTTGTTTTGCTATAAAGCAGGTAGTTTTCTGTTATCTGTATATGGAAAAACTCAAAATAGTGCACCCCATGCTAAAACATATACTGTTTGCAGTGGAAATGTCATATCCAGGACATACACCAAAATGAATATGCAGAATGTTTGTGTTAACACTTTAAGctgaacaaacaacacacacctaCTTGTTTGTAGTGACTGAGATGAGCAGCAGAATGCAGCAGGGAGCCAGTTTCAGGGGAAGGGTGTAGGCCATGATCTGCAGCGCCACAGCAATTGTCAGCATGATCATGTCATTGATAACCAAATGTATGTACAGCACATACCTGCAGGATAGATGAGCAGAACAGTCAGCAAGGAAAAGATAtggcaggagaggaaaaaataCCTAAGATTTGACTGTAATGATctttacatgtttgtttgagAGAAAACATACATGGTCCTCGAATCACCTGGGGTCTCTCTGGAAGACATGGCTCTTAAAGTAGGTGTAGACAAAAGTTCcattgatgaagatgatgataaTGGCGATAGCAAACGTGATGAAGTTCTTTAAGAAAGCTTCACTCAGGCTGTCCAGACGTCTGGTTGAGTTCATATCGCACCTTATATTGCTTAGTCCTGAGAAACAACATCTCGGTTCAGATCAAATGGGGAAAAAAtagctgtcagtgtgtcagcgGTTTCATTGACTCAACAATAACTCAACACTCAACATCCCCATGACAGCAGCCTCaattttttgataaaggtaaaataCCTGACAGAAAATTATTATAACAAAGTAATGTAGTTCTCCATAAAATGTCTTGGTCTACAGATCTAGTTATCCATATGTAAGAAAACATATATGTTCAGTAGAAACTTCAAAAAATGTCATAACATCAAGAttctatagtttttttttcgGTGGGAATAAAAACTGATGTAAATCATTCACGCTAATCCCGAATCATGTCTGTCAAAATAATTTCAATAGATCTTACCGGAGCATGCAGCCCTGAGTTCCACAAAAGAAGTATGATTACATAAAGCTCCaactaacagttattttcatcaGTCTTCTGATTACTTCCACAATGAATCGCTGtctataaaaagtaaaaaaaattatgaaatactACAGTTTACCATAGCCCTAAAAGATGTCTCCAAAAACTCAGACTTACTCACAGAAAGTTTTCACATAATAGACGACACATTTTGCTTTGAATATGACTGAAACCGTGAATTGATTGTTAAAGTTGTTGACAGTACACTTTCATTTGACTGATGAAGTGATTATCGTCTAATTGTTGCATCTCTgatttaagaggaaaaaaacagaattcatAATTTCTTCacataaaatgatttaaaattgatattaaatggatttaaaagaatagaataaaattgaaaacaaaaaaaaaacacctactCACAATTGGCTAGATCTGTTAACATATTCCCTCTAGTTATCTCTGATTGGAACAAAGTATCACATGTTCTAAGGAATGAAGACAAGAGTTTTTCATCattacattttgtaataactgaCACAATTAAGGCAAAGCAAATACAGAACAAATGGACCATTTCTGAATAAGTATTAGAATTAGTAGTTCTGCATGAAATGTCCTGGTCTACAGATCTAGTTATCTATATGTAAGAAAACATATATGTTCAGTAGAGACTTCAACAAATGTCATAACATCAAgattctgtagtttttttttcggTGAGAATAAAAACTGATGTAAATCATTCACGCTAATCCCGAATCATGTCTGTCAAAATAATTTCAATAGATCTTACCGGAGCATGCAGCCCTGAGTTCCACAAAAGAAGTATGATTACATAAAGCTCCAACTAACCGTTATTTTCACTGACAATTAGTCTTCTGATTACTTCCACAATGAATTGCTGTCTGTAAAACTTCAAAAAATCATGAAATACTACAGTTTACCATAGCCCTAAAAGCTCTCCCCAAAAACTCACATATTCACTcacagaaaatgttcacataATAGACGACACATTTTGCTTTTAATATGACTGAAACGGTGAATTGATTGTTAAAGTTGTTGACAGTACACTTTAATTTGACTGATGAACTGATTATTGTCTAATTGTTGCGTCTCtgttttaagaggaaaaaaacaacagagaattCATAATTTCGTCACAAAGTGATTTAAAATTTATATTAAATGGATTTAAAAGAATACAATTATATACAAAAAACAGCCCTATTTATGATTAGCTAGATTGCTTAAAATATTCCCTCTAGTTATCTCTGATTGGAATAAAGTATCTATCACATGTTCTAAGGAATGAAGACAAGAGTTTTTCATCATTACATTTTCTAATAACTGACATAGTTAAGGCAAAGCAAATAAAGAACAAATGGACCATTTCCAGATAAGTGTTGGTATCCCTAGTAGTAGTAGTTTAAGAATTGtcttacctttttaaaaacttctAAATGGAAAGGTTAAATAAGCAAATTAAACTTGCTTCAATGCCACACTGGTTTGGCCTATGTAGCGATATTGTGCTAACTGTGAGTAGTGAGAGTAACAAAAAGAGATGCTGTTATATAGATTTCTGTGATGATGATTCAGTGAGATGATCCGTCATGTAGAGGTGGGAGTCACTGAGGAGGttagattttacatttctgttgcagtgtttgaaatttaaatgtattgttaatGTCCAGACAATTTGATTTAGTGATTGTAAAATAGACCTCTAATCATGTTAATAATCTGCTACTATAGCCCTTTATCAACCATTACCATAATCTAATCCAGTAAAAGTTAGTTCCATTCCGTTTTTCCGTGAGGGTCAcaggatgttgccgcttttttccccctgagggggggcggggcttactggggccaaatccagtttactcgatgggcgaaggccagggtacaccctggatgagtcgccagctcatcgcaggacccttactgatggcagaggctgccacacaaggtgccaactgcacatcaggagcaattttggggttcagtatcttgctcaaggatacttcaacatgtagctcagtcccgccccaggggagccgggattcgaaccaacAATATTCCGATCACTAGTCCACCAACTCTACCCACTGGGCTACAGCCGCATCACTGAAAATGTGTCCAAGCTGCACCATTCAAGGTGTTTCTTATAAGTGAACATATTCAGTCTTTCAATAAGAACCAAGGCTAAACAACTGAATTTTTCAtgttgtattttctttatttatgcaTTCTGCACTACACTTTCGAACATTTAAAgtaaagagacaaacagaatTTTGCAGCTTTTTTACATTGAAAAGCAGCTGCATGTcataaaaatgtgcatttacCATTATGGAAAGAAACTTTTACAAACTTTTTCTGACCTAAATTTAGCATTTACCTCTTAAACCATGAGGGCCTAAAGACATCAGAGatttaaatgcataaatgttgattatgctctcacacacattcctttcagtaaaaaaactaaatcaattTGTATTTGCAGATAATGAACTACAACATGTAAAATCACCGGTGTTTTAAGGTCATTCAGTGTGAGACCTTTTTGGACCTTCTCTGGGGTCCCATCGGGTTTACCCTCTTCTCTGCATGATAACAGCTCGAGCAGAAGAGCATTCTGATGTGGCTGCTGAACGTCTTGTCTCTTATGCCATATATGAGCGGACTGAGCAGACGTGGAAGTATACCGGTCACCAGGTAGCTGGTGAAGAGAATTGTAGTACGTTTCTCGGGCCAAGTGGTGACTAACATGATGTTGATGAATGGAGAAACAAAGGAGGACATGCAGATGAGGAGCTGGACTCCATGCAGCAGGATGGTGTTACGGGCGTTTCTGGCTGAGGCCTGGTTCAAACCTGAGGCCGCCCGGGCAGCCCAGAGGACATTCAGGTAGGTGATGAGCACAGTCAGGAAGACGAAGCAAAGCAGAAGCCCCTGAGGACGACATAAAGGCACTCAAGCCAAAAACGTCAACAAACTGCTCCATGGAATAAACAGAACTGGCTGATATCATAAAGGACATCAAAGATTAATAAGCAGTATTTCACCTGGATAATTTCCCTGTGTGTCTTGTGGAACGGTGTGCGGAAAATGTTGGACTCGTAACAGATGACATTTCTTGAGAAGATAGAAAGAGGCTGGGTGGCAACAAGGAAGATGACATCTGTGACGCTGGGCATGAGGGAGATGGCCCATATCAGTGTGATGAAACCGGAGGTCCGCTGCACGGTGCAGATCTGGACGTGATGAAGAGGTTTGCAAACAGCAATATAACGCTCTAGTGCCATGCCAGCCAGGTTCAGAGGGCTGTTCCTGGgtgaagacaaataaaaacacacatgattTGATTTGTTCAGGATTTGTCCAGATATGcattacaaatacaaatgaaGTGTGGATCTCATTTATGAACAGATGTACTGTACTAGTTAATTGCTAGTCAaatttgtttgcatgtttgacCTGCATACAACTTATCAACGGATTCAAAATACCAGTAAAGTCAATACTGTCATCAACCAAACTGTTTTCAACCAAAGTGAATGTGacacttaaagcgaaactctcgccaaaaagcaaccaaggctttatttgggattgaatatgagtcaaaccttcgtgtaaaagcttaattacgacgaaagaggcacttttaagatttaccgtagtttcggttttgggcacgttaattttgaacggaagagctaggggcatgatacgctagcatcaaaatcgctatttttagaacactaagaaggctcaacacaacatgaaactttgctagtagcatcaccagggtctctactcatgaatgagagcattgagaacattgtttgcgtacacagagtttatgaaaaagaaggtttttgaactactcacgttagctgctgcatctcctgcgcgtcgccgtcatggcagacaaaaagtgtcgatccctgagtgcgacctgacaggcacgcttgaggagcggttcaccattactctcctgcctggcACGGTTTtgaagtgcctctttcgttgtaattgtgcttttacacaaaggtttgactcatatattcaatcccaaataaagcctcagttgctttttggcgagagtttcgctttaacgtTACACAAAGAAATGTCTGTTGTTTTCCCTCTGTAGTATTTATCCATGCTAAATGATATGCCCTGCTTGCTACTGAGCCTTTTTACTTAGGTTATGATTTCTGGTATGTGTCTTACACAGTAGGTTTACAATGCTGGTCCTACATTTATCTTCAGCATccacagatttgtttttaaattggttCACAGAGCCAAACTGAGTGAATACACATGACACATTACATTTCACTCATCTGTGGCTTCTATTGGAGCCTCATCTCCAGCTAGCTTGTTTGTTTGGCCACCGCAATGTGTCAGTCTCAACTTTAATCAAGATCCTGACACCGCAAGTAACTATGACTTCTCATAATTTGGACTTTTTATCTTATAATTTCTACCTTGTGTCTCATGATTTCAGCCTTTTCTCTCATTATTATGATTTACCatgggaatattttttttatcaagcttaGTTTTCACCTTATCCTTTTCTGTAACTGGCAGAAAGGGGCTTCCATATGTATCACTGTTAACCTGATGTAAAGCCTGGCACAGACACTTTTTCAGTAGGTGATAACAGAGTGAATGCAGCAGTTGGGCTGATTGAGATTCAGTTCatacaaagctgctgctgtgcactGTAACTTTTGCCGTAATGTTTTTCCCACTGTGAATATTTTTGCCACTGAAAATGTCTGAGCAGAAATTCCTGATTGACTTTGTGCACAAAGCCTGGAAATGTCACgtcttaaataaataaaggctaATAGTTTGTTGGCTCAAATCTTTAACACAGTTGCTGCTCTTCGTGACTTATTTCTAATGTGTAGGTCAGTGAAATGCAGCAGATTAATAATGATGCCAACTATGCACATTATTTCTTATGTTGGAGAAATCAAATTTAGAAGTTCAGCATCTACACTTGTTCTGATCAGAAGCAGGCAGTTTTCTGTTATCTGTATCTGAAAAACTCAAAATAGTGCACCCCAAGCTAAAACATACTATTTGCAGTGGAAATGTCATATCCAAGAAAACCCCTAAAGCAAATATGCAGGAACATTGTGCTCACACTTttgaacaaacaacacacacctaCCTGTTTGTAGTGGCTAAGATGAGGAGCAGAATGCAGCAGGGAGCCAGTTTCAGGGGAATGGTGTAGGTTATGATCTGCAGCGCCACAGCAGTTGTCAGCATGATCATGTCATTGATAACCAAATGTATGTACAGCACATACCTACAGGAGAGACGAGCAGAACAGTCAGCGAGGAGAAGATATGgcaggaaaggaaaaaatactTAAGATTTGACTGTAATCATCTTCACATATTTGTTTGAGAGAAAACATACATGGTCCTCGTATCACCTGGGGTCTCTCTGGAAGACATGGCTCTTAAAGTAGGTGTAGACAAAAGTTCCATTGATGAAGTTGATGATGACAGCGATAGCAAATGTGATGAAGTTCTTTAAGAAAGCTTCGCTCAAGCTGTCCAGACGTCTGGTTGAGTTCATATCACACTTTATCCTGATTTGTCCTGAGAAACCACATCTCGGTTCAGATCAAACGGGAAAAAAGAGCTGTCAGTGTCTCAGTTATTGTTGAGTCAATGAAAGCTTCTCAGTTCTTTTCAATTCATAAAGTTAAGTGCAATAACGAAATCACAGAAGCCTCAATTGTTTGATAAACGTAAAATATGTGATAGAAAATCATTGTAATAaagtactgtagtgctgcagaaatGTCCTGGCCTACAAATCTAGTTATCCAGAGGGAAGAAAACATATATGTTCAGTAGAGACTTCAACAAATGTCATAACATCATGATTTCATAGTTTTTCAGTGATCAGATGATTAGTCACACTCATTCTAAATCATATGTGTCAgaagcaggggcggttctgcgGGGGGGAGCAACAGGGGCCAGcgcccctgtaactctgagtctgcaccccccctgtggcccccctgacagtgattctgcattaataatacaatgacagatttcttgcaattattttgttctgaagggaaagtgtctcagcagtttactacccaatcaaaattgctgaaattgtaaacattgctttgtctgaatgagggatttatccttttttccgggttgtatgtgccccctaacaaaaaagccagccctaacctggcccccctattaaaactggtctagaaccaccactggtCAGAAGGATTGCAATAGATTTTTTAAAGTATAATTACAGACTCCAACCAACAATTTTGCCCAGACTGACGTCTTCAAATTACTTCTTCTGTCCAACCAATAGTCCAAAACCCAGACTCTGGGTAGCAGCGAAGCAGCAAATCTTGATTGATTTTACTGACAATCAATCTGCTAattttcacaatgaatgaattctgtagtctgtgaaatgtaaaaagaatCACTTAATTTACTTTCagtaaacaagaagaaaatTCTCAAATAACAGAATACATATTTTGCTTTGAATATAACTGAAACGATGAATTGATTGTTAAAGGTGTTGacagcacattttcttttcaggaaTTGATTATCCTGAATGAATTGTTGCATCTCTATGATTAAATATGTAAGATAAATAACGGAAAATCCCTAATTTCTTCACATTAAATGATATGAAATTGATATTAAATGGATTTAAAAGAAGAGAATAGAattgaaaatagaaaaaagcaGCCCTATTTATTATTTGCAAGATCTGTTAAAATATTCCCTCTAGTTTTCTCTGAttggaataaaatattacattttctaaGGAAcaaacagaatgttttttttcattacatttcGTAATAACTGACACAGTTTAAGGCAGAGCAAATACAGAACAAATGTAGTAGTAGTATAAGAATTGTCTAACTGTTTAATACACTTCTAAATGAAAAGGTTTATTAAGAAAGTTAAACTTACCTCAATGCCACAAGATTACCTGCTAACCGTCTGAGTAGTGAGAGTAAGAAGAAGAGATGCTGTTATATAGATTTCTGTGATGATAATTCAGTGAGATGATGACATCAAAGACAGGTGGGACTCCTGTTTCAGTGAAGCTCTGATACATGACAAGGACTGCAAcgaataattattttcattttcagtcaaTCTGCTGACAGTTTTCACTATTAATGGTTTAATGGTttagtttatgtcaaaaaatgtaaacagtgctcatcacaatttcccagagacCAAATGAcaacttcagtttcctgcttttCAAGCAAAGATATTGCAATGTGAGAATTATTCATTaataattttaaattaaatgtttttcatctgttggacagacaaaacaagacatttgaagatgttGAAGCGCTGCACTGTGATGGGACTCTTTCATTTATTATATcgacatttaataaaaaaaaaatcagctaatcattttttttttttttaccgattTATCAATGATACACAATAATAGTTTGAAATATAATCTATCTACGAAtgagagataaaaacaaaatgctggcCATCatatcaatctttttttttttttttttttttatttatttattttttttttaatattttatttatggaTTTTCAATATAATAAACAGGACAACAGACGAActgtgacattaaaaaaagcacatcactagctcaaaagaaaataaacatagacaagtagacagaaaaaaaaaaaaaaaaaaaaaaaaagaataaaagggCCCTGCTCAGAAACAGTATACCTTGACATATAGAACGTACCAGGTATTatataaaaatcaaaaacatggGGTTATGTTGACAAAGATGTATGAGAGTTAAGTGTTACTTTTAAGTCAGTCTTGACAAATGTAGAAGAAATGGTTGCCACATCCTATCAAAGGTAGCAGAGCTGAGAGATACATTGTGTCGAATCCTTTCCATATGCAACAAATTAGTAATTTCTGAAAGCCAGGCCTTAAAGGAAGGTGCCTCATCACTTTTCCAATGAGATAAGATGTTCCTTTTTGCAATGACCATTCCATATTGTATAGTTTTACGGTGCAAATTGGTGAGCATAGAAAGGTGTCGAGAGCCACCTAGAATTGCGGTGAGGGGATCTGGAGAAATATTACAGTTATATACCtcagagaaacatttgaaaatatcagACCAGAATTGATTTAATTTGGGACAAAACCAAAATAGATGGCCCAGAGTTCCCTCCGCTGATTTACATTTTGAGCATATTGGGGATATAGAAGGGTAGAAAGAGTGAAGTTTAACACAAGAGTAGTGTAGCCTGTGGATAACTTTAAACTGAATAAGTTGGTGTCACGAATTGATTGAGCAGCTGCGAATGTCACCAAGGTAAGTTTCCCAGTCACTGTCACTTATTGACAGAGCTAAGTCTTTTTCCCAAGCCTCTTTCAAATGGTGGGATGAAGTCGGGTTAAGTAAGTTAAAAAGGTCGACGAATCGTGAAGTAAGTCTCTTAGAGTCGGGGGAACGATTCAGAAGAGTATACAGTTCAATGGGAGCTGGTAATGACTGAAAGTGAGAAATGTTTTTACGGACGAAATCTCTAACCTGTAGATAGCGGAAGAAATGCGCATCTGACAATGTGAATTTCTCTTTCAGCTGAGTAAAGGTAGCAAAAGTCTTATTGAGATAAAGGTCCTCAATGGTAGTGATACCCTTATTAACCCAGAGCAGAAAAACGTTGTCCGACAGTGAGGGTGGGAAACTGTGGTTTCGGTAtagaggggtggaggtggaggtttcAGGCAAGTTAAACGATTTCCTTATTTGGTACCATATTTTTAAAGAACTTGTAACTACGAAATTATTTCCAGGATTGGATTTAGGGGGCTGAgctgaggagaagaggagggcaGGCAAAGAACTGATAGGGAGACTCTGTTCAATTGCAAGCCATGACGGGATGGAGGCATTAACATTACCTTGTCGTGGATTTTGCCAGTACATTAATACTCTACAGTTCGCAGCCCAATAGTAGTGGCAGAAGTTTGGTAAACTGAGGCCACCAGCTGATTTGGGTTTGGTTAAATGCTTTTTAGAGATACGATGCACCTTGAAACCCCACACAAAAGGTAAAATGAGTGAATCTATTAATTTGAAAAAGGATTTGGGTAAGAAAATAGGTAGGTCCTGGAACAGGTAGAGGAATCTGGGAAGAGTAACCATTTTAATTGCGTTGACCCGACCTATAAGAGATAATGGTAGCAGTCTCCAGGATTCAATATTCGATTTTAACTTATCAATCATGTCGAGGAAATTCAATTTATAAATTAGCTTGGGGTCTTTAGGAATTGTAACTCCTAAGTACTTAATTTTATCATAGACAATTTTAAATGACAagtttttaagaaaatgtgGATCCAGATCACCTGTGAGCGGCAAGAATTCACTTTTATCCCAATTTACAGTGTAGCCAGAAATTTCACCAAATTTTTCAATGAGTCCTAAtaagggggggagagagacttCTGGgcgagacagaaacagaacaacatcatCCGCGTACAGCGAGATGCGATGGTCTACTCCTCCCaaaattaaaggggcaataGAAGGGTGATTCCTGATACTGATAGCCAGGGGTTCCATAGCAACAGCAAATAATAAAGGGCTGAGGGGGCAGCCCTGTCGACAGGATCGTTGCAAAGTGAAGGCAGGAgacctgttgttgttggtgatgACCGAGGCAGTGGGGCGAGCGTATAACATTTTGACCCAGGAGGCGAAATTCTCCCCCAAACCAAACTCCTTAATTGCAGATAAAAGGTATGACCACTCAACTTGATCAAACGCCTTTTGAGCGTCAAGGGCGAGAACGGCAATTTTAGAATTTTTGCTAAATTTAGTGTACATAATATTCAGTAGACGCCTAACATTAAAAAACGAAAATCTACCTGGAATAAATCCAGTTTGGTCTTCATGGATAATATCTGCAATATATTTATTAAGTCTGTTTGCGAGGATTTTAGTAAACACCTTAAGATCACAGCCAAGGAGCGCAATGGGCCGGTATGAAGCAGGGTCTGTCTGGTTCTTCCCTTTTTTCAGGATCAAAGAGATGTTGGCAGAGTAAAGCGTTTCTGGAAGCAGACCAACTGAAATAGAATGGTTAAACATTCTTAACATAAAAGGAGCTATAATGTCTAAGTATGCTTTGTAAAACTCAATGCCAAATCCATCTGGTCCGGCCGCCTTTCCATTAGGAAAGGAGCGAATTGCCTGTTTAACTTCCTCTAATGATATGTCTGTATTTAAGTCTGTTTGTGCTGAGGGACTCAATTTAGGCAGGTGGAGAGTACGAAGGAATTCAGAGATATGTGATGTAGCAGTGGAGGACTTTGAAGTATAAAGATCTTCATAGAATTCACGAAAGCATTCGTTAATTTTCTCAGGATCTGTGGTAGTAGTTCCCGTTTTGGTCTTAATTTTGTGAATTGTTCTGCTGGCCTGGATGTTCTTGAGCTGGCGAGCCAGTAGTTTATCTGGCTTGTCAGCTAATTCAAAAtgcttttgttttacttttagcagCATTAAGCTGACACGGTCAGAGAGAACAGCATTATATTTCGactttaatttgattatttcatTAAGCTTGGTTGGAGAGGCGGTCGCCCTGTAGTCTTTTTCTAGTGGTTTGAGTTGGGCTGTGATATCTGCTAATTTTTTCTCcttatccttttttattttagactCGTGGGCTATAATGTTTCCTCGTGTAACAGCTTTAAAGGCCTCC
It includes:
- the LOC115582796 gene encoding odorant receptor 131-2-like; protein product: MNSTRRLDSLSEAFLKNFITFAIAVIINFINGTFVYTYFKSHVFQRDPRYVLYIHLVINDMIMLTTAVALQIITYTIPLKLAPCCILLLILATTNRNSPLNLAGMALERYIAVCKPLHHVQICTVQRTSGFITLIWAISLMPSVTDVIFLVATQPLSIFSRNVICYESNIFRTPFHKTHREIIQGLLLCFVFLTVLITYLNVLWAARAASGLNQASARNARNTILLHGVQLLICMSSFVSPFINIMLVTTWPEKRTTILFTSYLVTGILPRLLSPLIYGIRDKTFSSHIRMLFCSSCYHAEKRVNPMGPQRRSKKVSH